TATATGTGAATGTGTGCAACGGACGTTGTTTGAGAACGAAGAAGTGATAAACACTTTTCCTTCCAATGATGTCGATACATATGACGATTTCATCTGTAGTAGCGACACTGAAAGCGATGGTAGTGGTTATGGTGGGTTCCCCCGATACGAGGGTCCGAAGTActcgagtgatgatgaagaagaggaagaggagacaaataataatagtagtaagaagcgagggaagaagagtaAACCCCGGAAAAAGAGTGCCCCAAAACGTCAGCGCTCGGAAAAGAGTTCTAGGGGTTCTGACGGTGCAGAAACAGAGCTAGAGAAACGACGGCAGTTGTATAAACGAGGTTTGTTAGCTCCCTTGAAAGATGCATACAAAACGCTCTCATACGAGGAGCGTCGTCTCCTGGACGTAGAATCACGCCGGGTTCACAAACCGGTAACAATTTATGTTCCCACAAGGGAACGGTACTCCgatagtgatgatgatgatggtgatgaagggggcgaaggaggaggggatgGCGATGGGGATGACGAGGATGATAATGATGGCGGTGATTGGGAAGGGGATGACAACAATCAGGGCATATGGGTTGTTACGGATGGCGAGGTAATTGATTGGGATGGTATTGGTGGGTGTATAGAAAACGCGGATGAATACGTTCGTGACATACAGAAGCGCAGTAATACAAATGGTGCCAGCAAATCGACAGCGGTGGGAGAAGCACAAGCAGAAAATGTCCAACCGAATGGTTTTCCGACTTTTTCAGGGGCTGAAGCTAACCGCAATGACTCCAACGCAGCATCACCAGCCGCTGTAAAGGAATccacaaaggaaaaaggaagggaggaaagagggcACAAGCTTTTGCTCGACGATTCGGAATAATCAAACGTGAAAACATGTCTTGGATTTTGTGCctgtggttttttttccattggaTGTAAGGTTTACTGCCACTGAGAAGGGTGACATGTCAAAGAAAATGGTATAAGGCAGTGGTGACGGCGGTGGGACCGATGGAGAGACCCGCGGATAAGCCGcagtcttttttgttttttttttcgtatgtgCTCATTTGATCCTTCTCAAAAACCATAGAGTAAGGGAaacttcaaaaaagaaaaatagcagTAACCCGAACAGGCGCTTTATCAACGGTCCCCACgtcctcttgttttcttccccgtATTATAATTTCCtgtgttgtcgttgttgctgtttttttctttacgccTTAGGAAAGAGAGTTATTTCAGGgattgtttgtgttttcttttgtttatttgctgtttcattttttttttctcacatCAACACGAACCTCCTTGTCATTCTTTGTGCGTGTTTCGTTGGTCTCAGTCACATTCACgcaagaaaaggagatattattttcctcaatTTAAAATATGGTTGTTTTATAGTCGTGTTCTTCTTCAATCACATGCTTACTCCACACAGAAGGCATGTGTTACCtctttatttactttccatttttttttcttttttaaaaaaccaTGCAAAATATTTACTTACGATGTTTGTTTGAAAattgaagtgaaaaaaaaacaggtgttgttttcgttgGTGGAGTTTGACTTCTGGCGATGCGttctcccttccttcactatcgttttcgttttcgtcGCTGGATTGCGGGAAAATGTGAgaggaattaaaaaaaacaaagagcgAAATCCAACAGAACAAGATAATGCATTAGGTAACTTTTAACGTagttctttgtttgtttgtttgtttgtttgtttgtttgttttttttgtgtgtgtaacGGTAAAGTTGTGTGAGCGGGAACACAAAAATATCTGTAATAATtgctattactattattgaaGGGAATTTTAAAGGGATGAAAAATAGTTGGAAATGaagttcttctttttcgtgtcaaagggagggaaaaggaaaagcaagcTTTACTTGATAGTAGCGtcaagttgttgttttttttttttagtctGTAAAGAACATAGCCCGTGGTGTcacattttctcttttcctgttGAGACTGCGAACCGGTTGCGAGTCATAATTCACAgatgaaaaaagggggaaaatacttctcccttttttcatatatttttttaattctcctcatttgtgttcttttctttccctgcTATGCATgcatgcaagaaaaaaaaatgtggctGCTGCGCATTCCAGTGGTGGCACCTTTTGATCCCTTCTCTTTTGACTCATAACTAAGcgttttttgtatttatttttctttctttttattcaaAGTAAAGCTGATATGCTCTGCATGTAGACGACTTTACTGTGGAACCATTTGTGGGTGTCGGTATGCGGAGAGGACCTCCATTTCAGGTAAATATGGTATTGCGCTAaatctttgttgttgttgttcttgtttaTTTGAGCTCCATCCACCTccatgtctttttttttaattttcatttttcttgcaaacatttatttatttacttaatTATTTTACTCAGCATGTATTTAAGCGATAGCGTAGCGGCAAGTGGAACTTATCCACCAATCACAATCACGCTCTCGTAAATTTCGTGTATTAGACAAACTACGCTGATGAAACGATGGGATGAAAAGTTAACGTTGGCTTTGCGACGCGGCAGCGGAAGTGATGACGTCACACCCAACACTGTTTCTGAGGCGCTTCGCAACCTGGAAGAAACGATGGAGAGCATTAAGAGACGATTGTCCCAACTGGAAAAGTGTGTTGAGCGGCAGCGTGTGGCCATAAATGAGGTGCGCACAAACACTTCGCCGTTTGATGACCTgctcacaaaaacaaatggagATATTCAGTCTATTCAACAGCAACTCGAGTATGTTGTTATTAGTTTGGAGCGAGAGCGGGGAATTGTAACCGACCATACGGAGCAGCTACGATTATTTGTTCGGGAATCCACGCGTCGTGATGGAGGTCGATCTGGTCTGTCCGATAGCGATCCATCTTTTCTATTCCTACTTGCCACATGGCTCTATCGACCGGTCGTAGATTTTGCAAATGGATGTTATGTTCTCCTTTCGCCACTGATTGGAACCCTTCAATCCTTGTCACTTTTTAACCCCGACGTGCAGGTGCGCCAAACGGAAAGTGGTGTGTACCTCAACAACGCCCAACCCAGTGAAGATCTGCTGTCGCGACTCCAAAAGGGACAGTTGGATCCCGTTCTCACATCAAAGACTTGAacgtttcttgttgttgtttttactgCCGAACATCTGAACGTTAATCGTGTTTTCACCCACTCAGTGCGGGCGTATTGACCCGGATTCTCTATGTTGCGTTGCCTGAAGTTGTCAGCATGAAAGTTGTTCATTCCCTAGAGTTACTTTACTGTTGCATTTGCTTCATCTACCTCCTTATTTCgtatttctttctcttttttctcctctttcttttttttttcgacgaTTCAACCTCTGTTTTATTGTtgctcgtttgtttgttttgacttttttaaaaaaaaaaattatatatatatatatatagtaaaATGCAGCCTGTGCTGGTTGCCAACAGTGAAGATGCCCTGTCATGGATTTTAATCGATAGCAGGGGCCATGGGTTGGCGAAGAGCCACCTTCCCATACGTGGCAACGTCACTGCAATTACCGAAGGATTTGAGGTCATTACTCTCCTGTTCTGgaccatctttttcttcagttgTTTACTATGTTTGAGCGTACCTCTTTTTTACGGGACGCTTTCCGGGGTAATCCACCACTGTAACGTTGGCTTTCAGTTACTTTCTGCTCTCACAACGAGTAATGAGCAACACTCAAATCAAAAAGGAGGTGTAAAGAAGGACAGGTTTAATATCACTACAGCTGGTAATGGCGATAACAGAAGTGGCCAAGTGCACCAACGGAGTAGTCGCGCTGCAACCACTCCGCATGATCACAATGTAAAACACCTTGCCGTTATTATGGACGGAAACCGAAGGTACGGGCAGAGGCACTCTGTTGAAACCGTATGTGTGAAAGAGTTAGAAGATGTGTGTGAGTTTATCTTCAATGAAGATATGCCGTTGTTTGGTGTAGAACCAATTTTCAAGCGACTGGCGTTTCTCCTCAAACGCACCAAGTTGGATGGGCATCGTGTGGGAGGTGAGAAATTGCTAGAGTTCGTGAAAGATTGCATTGATTTTAACATCAGTATGCTAACTGTGTATGCCTTCTCTACGGAGAACTGGTCTAGACCTGCGCTAGAGGTCAAGGTGCTCATGACATTGTTTTACTGTTATTTTGAGCGCATGCGCCAAACGGCAAGAAAACAGGGGATTTTCATACGCTTCATATCACCTGCGTTTGAAATGATCCCTTCCCGTATTCGACGTATTATGGTGGAtattgaagaagaaacacgACGGCATGTGCCGAGGCGTATTGTAGTTAACGTGTGTGTCAGCTACAGTGGGCGGGATGAGATCATCAACGCCTGCAACGGCCTCTTGCAGAAGAGGAACGAATATTCCCCGATTTCAACCGGGGACTTGATGAGTCAAATGCTTCGTAGCGTAACGCAGGCTGATCACGAGGAGGAAGATGCTTCTGTTCTGTTCGATGGCGGAGGTGCAGAGCCACAAATTCTACTACGAACCAGTGGAGAGCAGAGACTCAGCAACTTCCTATTGTTTGAATGTGCCTACACAGAGTTCCTCTTCGTTGACAAAACCTGGCCCGAGATAAATAGAGAGGACCTTGTTAAACTCTTACAATATCATGATAAGCGTGACAAACGCTACGGCAAATAACGTTGCCCTCtcccccaccccccccccgttTAACATTGGATTACACTGTTAATATTTTTGTGACTTGTGTGGGTGACGTAAGTAGCGGTGATGCTCTCTTTTTCAATTTCGTCTCATCTCCAGCGCGTAAACTCGTCAGTTGACAAAGTGATAGCGGGAAGTTTTAGGTACGTGCAGTGCCAAACTCACGTGAGATCCGGCACTGGCACGATCCGTACATTTCGCAGTTTATTCTTGCGTGTGTATGTAAGTGCGGGTATTTCCGATTTGCCAacccttgttttttcctccctcttgaCTCGCACATTTATTAAACCCATCCtatgagtatatatatatttatatattgtCCTGCATGCTTTGTCCTCTGTACAAATGTTCAAGCactctttcccccctctacAACTTGTCGTTCCGCCTCATCCACATCTGCATACACTTATCGGCGTGCGGATAGCGGCAGAGGTTGTGTGCGTATCGTTAAATCAttaagcaaaacaaagacaaCCAAGAAAAGAGACAAGGCTGTACCCGCTGTTTTCTCGTTAGATTCAATGAATGAGGATAAAAAAGCACCCTTGACCGTTGACACGGGGGCTGATTCATCGGGGAAGAAGTCCATTTTTTCAGTTCCGAACGACACACTCGTTGAGTTTGATGCGAAGAGTGATACTATTCGTGGGGAACTGGTTCAGGTGATAG
This sequence is a window from Trypanosoma brucei gambiense DAL972 chromosome 7, complete sequence. Protein-coding genes within it:
- a CDS encoding T. brucei spp.-specific protein, yielding MERPADKPQSFLFFFVCAHLILLKNHRVRETSKKKNSSNPNRRFINGPHVLLFSSPYYNFLCCRCCCFFLYALGKRVISGIVCVFFCLFAVSFFFSHINTNLLVILCACFVGLSHIHARKGDIIFLNLKYGCFIVVFFFNHMLTPHRRHVLPLYLLSIFFSFLKNHAKYLLTMFV
- a CDS encoding cis-prenyltransferase-like protein, putative; the encoded protein is MQPVLVANSEDALSWILIDSRGHGLAKSHLPIRGNVTAITEGFEVITLLFWTIFFFSCLLCLSVPLFYGTLSGVIHHCNVGFQLLSALTTSNEQHSNQKGGVKKDRFNITTAGNGDNRSGQVHQRSSRAATTPHDHNVKHLAVIMDGNRRYGQRHSVETVCVKELEDVCEFIFNEDMPLFGVEPIFKRLAFLLKRTKLDGHRVGGEKLLEFVKDCIDFNISMLTVYAFSTENWSRPALEVKVLMTLFYCYFERMRQTARKQGIFIRFISPAFEMIPSRIRRIMVDIEEETRRHVPRRIVVNVCVSYSGRDEIINACNGLLQKRNEYSPISTGDLMSQMLRSVTQADHEEEDASVLFDGGGAEPQILLRTSGEQRLSNFLLFECAYTEFLFVDKTWPEINREDLVKLLQYHDKRDKRYGK